A region of Saccharococcus thermophilus DNA encodes the following proteins:
- a CDS encoding cation diffusion facilitator family transporter has protein sequence MKKEERFHQAEFAAIVGIVGNVALAVVKGVAGVLGSSKALLADAVHSASDVAGSLAVWIGLRAARRPPDEDHPYGHGKAESIAAIVVAVLLFIIGIEIGRSAVLAFFQPLRPPEMIAVYVLVISIVVKEAMFRYKYRLGKKLNSDAIIVNAYEHRSDVFSSIAALIGVGAAITGGRWGIGWLIYADPIAGLFVSLLVLKMAWELGKESTHTAIDHVLHEEETEYLRKAVLSFPDVKQIHELHAREHGHYVIVDLKIAVDPFITVEEGHRIGKKVKEKLLALPRVENVMVHINPYRPEKNS, from the coding sequence GTGAAAAAGGAAGAACGTTTTCATCAAGCGGAATTTGCCGCCATCGTTGGAATCGTCGGCAATGTTGCGCTGGCCGTTGTTAAAGGAGTGGCGGGAGTGTTAGGCAGCAGCAAGGCGCTGCTTGCCGATGCCGTCCATTCCGCCTCCGATGTCGCCGGATCGCTCGCGGTATGGATTGGTTTGCGCGCGGCGAGGCGGCCGCCGGATGAGGATCATCCATATGGTCACGGGAAAGCCGAGTCCATTGCGGCGATTGTTGTCGCGGTGCTTTTATTTATCATTGGGATAGAAATCGGACGATCGGCCGTGCTTGCTTTTTTTCAGCCGCTCAGGCCGCCGGAAATGATCGCGGTATATGTGTTAGTCATCTCAATTGTGGTAAAGGAAGCGATGTTTCGCTATAAATATCGCCTAGGAAAAAAATTAAACAGCGACGCCATTATCGTCAACGCTTATGAACATCGTTCGGACGTTTTCTCCTCGATTGCCGCCCTCATCGGCGTTGGCGCGGCGATCACAGGCGGAAGATGGGGGATCGGCTGGCTGATATATGCCGATCCGATTGCCGGTTTGTTCGTTTCTCTTCTCGTATTAAAAATGGCATGGGAGTTAGGAAAGGAATCGACTCATACGGCGATCGACCATGTATTGCATGAAGAGGAAACGGAATATTTGCGCAAGGCCGTATTGTCGTTCCCCGATGTCAAACAAATTCATGAATTGCATGCGCGCGAACATGGGCATTACGTCATTGTCGATTTAAAAATTGCTGTCGATCCTTTTATTACCGTTGAAGAAGGGCACCGCATCGGCAAAAAAGTGAAGGAAAAACTGCTGGCGCTTCCGCGCGTGGAAAATGTGATGGTGCACATCAATCCTTATCGTCCGGAAAAAAACTCGTAA
- the secDF gene encoding protein translocase subunit SecDF gives MVKRSRIVAFFLLLLLFVGVMGPTIQGIVHNMKLGLDLQGGFEVLYEVKPAKKGDKIDQETLKSTVSALNKRINVLGVSEPNIQIEGKNRIRVQLAGVKDQNQAREILSTQAKLTFRDVNDNVLMDGSDLVQGGAKLSFDENGKPSVAIKLKDANKFKQVTEKVYKMGPPNNLLVIWLDFKEGKDSYRKEAGKAHPKFISAAAVNQVFDQTDVSIVGNFTVKEAQQLADLLNAGALPVELKEIYSTSVGAQFGQNALQKTILAGIIGVVAIFLFMILFYRLPGVIAVITLLVYIYLILLIFDWMNGVLTLPGIAALILGVGMAVDANIITYERIKEEIKLGKSIMSAFRSGNRGAFRTILDANVTTIIAGVVLFIYGTSSVKGFATMLIISILASFITAVYGTRLLLGLLVHSRWLNNKPGYFGVKKSEILNIAETTDDTEVPTKFDRWDFVKHSKKFFLFSGLLTVAGIVALLTMKLNLGIDFTSGTRVEVMSDKPINAEQLKGEFQQLGLKPEDVVLSGDRNNIGVARFIGVLNKKEIAELKTHFKQKYGSEPNVSTVSPVVGKELARNAFIAVLISSLGIIIYVTIRFELYMALAAIIALLHDAFFIITFFSLTRLEVDLTFIAAVLTIIGYSINDTIVTFDRIRDLMKKRKVKTVDDLKHIVNRALQQTLTRSINTVLTVIFTVVALLIFGSEAIFNFNIALLVGLVCGVYSSLCIASQLWVVWKGNQLKKGKGKKSSAKELEPQV, from the coding sequence ATGGTGAAACGCAGTCGCATTGTCGCGTTTTTCCTGTTGCTTTTGCTTTTTGTAGGAGTGATGGGGCCGACGATTCAAGGAATTGTACATAACATGAAATTAGGCCTTGATTTGCAAGGCGGTTTTGAAGTGCTTTATGAAGTAAAGCCGGCAAAAAAGGGCGATAAGATCGACCAAGAAACGCTAAAAAGCACGGTCAGCGCGTTAAACAAGCGGATTAACGTGCTCGGTGTAAGCGAGCCTAACATTCAAATCGAAGGAAAAAACCGCATTCGCGTTCAGCTTGCTGGGGTTAAGGACCAAAATCAAGCGCGCGAAATTTTATCGACGCAAGCCAAATTAACGTTCCGCGACGTCAATGACAACGTGTTAATGGATGGAAGCGATCTTGTCCAAGGCGGAGCAAAGCTGTCGTTCGATGAAAACGGAAAACCAAGTGTCGCGATTAAATTAAAAGATGCGAATAAATTTAAACAAGTGACAGAAAAAGTATATAAAATGGGACCGCCAAACAACTTGTTGGTCATTTGGCTTGATTTTAAAGAGGGAAAAGACTCCTATCGAAAAGAGGCCGGAAAGGCCCATCCAAAATTTATTTCTGCAGCAGCGGTAAACCAGGTATTTGACCAAACCGATGTCTCCATCGTAGGCAATTTCACCGTTAAGGAGGCGCAACAATTAGCCGATTTGCTTAATGCTGGCGCGCTTCCAGTCGAGTTAAAAGAAATTTACTCGACATCGGTCGGAGCACAGTTTGGCCAAAACGCCCTGCAAAAAACGATTTTAGCCGGCATTATCGGTGTTGTTGCTATTTTCCTGTTTATGATTTTATTTTACCGCCTGCCGGGGGTTATCGCAGTCATCACGTTGTTGGTGTATATTTACTTGATTCTTCTTATTTTTGATTGGATGAACGGCGTGTTGACGCTGCCGGGAATCGCCGCGCTTATTTTAGGTGTCGGAATGGCGGTAGACGCCAACATCATTACGTATGAGCGGATTAAAGAGGAGATTAAGCTCGGCAAGTCAATTATGTCGGCGTTCCGTTCAGGAAATAGAGGGGCGTTTAGGACGATTTTGGACGCGAACGTCACGACGATTATTGCTGGTGTCGTTCTTTTCATTTACGGGACAAGCTCGGTCAAAGGGTTTGCGACGATGCTCATCATCAGCATTTTAGCCAGCTTTATCACGGCGGTGTATGGCACGCGCCTGCTGCTCGGCCTGCTTGTTCACAGCCGTTGGCTGAACAATAAACCAGGCTATTTTGGCGTAAAAAAATCGGAAATCTTAAATATCGCGGAAACCACAGATGATACGGAAGTGCCGACCAAATTCGACCGCTGGGATTTTGTCAAACATAGCAAAAAATTTTTCCTGTTTTCCGGATTGTTAACGGTAGCCGGAATTGTTGCGTTGCTGACGATGAAGCTGAATCTTGGCATTGATTTTACGAGCGGGACGCGCGTCGAAGTGATGAGCGACAAGCCGATCAATGCGGAACAGCTAAAAGGAGAATTCCAGCAGCTGGGGCTGAAACCGGAGGATGTTGTGTTGTCCGGCGACCGCAATAACATTGGCGTGGCTCGTTTTATCGGCGTATTAAACAAAAAAGAGATTGCCGAGCTGAAAACGCATTTTAAACAAAAGTACGGCTCTGAGCCGAACGTAAGCACGGTGTCGCCGGTCGTTGGAAAAGAATTGGCGCGCAACGCGTTTATTGCTGTGCTGATTTCCTCGCTTGGAATTATTATTTACGTGACGATCCGCTTTGAGCTATATATGGCGCTGGCGGCGATTATCGCGCTGCTTCACGATGCGTTTTTCATCATCACCTTTTTCAGCCTGACTCGGTTGGAGGTGGATTTGACGTTTATCGCCGCGGTGCTGACGATCATCGGTTACTCGATCAACGATACGATCGTTACGTTTGACCGCATCCGCGATTTGATGAAAAAGCGGAAAGTGAAAACGGTAGACGATTTGAAACATATTGTCAACAGAGCGCTGCAACAAACGCTTACCCGCTCGATTAATACGGTATTAACGGTTATCTTTACCGTTGTCGCTCTTTTAATCTTTGGCAGCGAAGCGATTTTCAACTTTAATATCGCCCTGCTTGTCGGGCTTGTATGCGGTGTTTACTCTTCGCTATGCATTGCGTCGCAATTATGGGTAGTTTGGAAAGGAAACCAGCTGAAAAAAGGAAAAGGGAAAAAGAGCTCCGCGAAAGAGCTGGAACCGCAAGTATAA
- a CDS encoding post-transcriptional regulator, translating into MEKEKQKELRELLMPALQCKYDEFRLLGYKQVTMEQIWECLLQKKWKNGEERKLYELVSDILSLQIGEYMSFITMQSYKEQRLAGDDDLEAMLKELL; encoded by the coding sequence ATGGAAAAGGAAAAACAAAAGGAATTGCGTGAACTGCTGATGCCGGCGTTGCAATGCAAGTATGACGAATTTCGCTTGCTTGGCTACAAGCAAGTGACCATGGAACAAATATGGGAATGCCTATTGCAAAAAAAGTGGAAAAATGGGGAAGAAAGAAAATTATATGAGCTTGTCAGTGATATTTTATCGCTACAAATCGGCGAATATATGTCATTTATTACGATGCAATCCTATAAAGAACAGCGTTTGGCGGGTGATGATGATTTAGAAGCCATGTTGAAGGAATTATTATAG
- the spoVB gene encoding stage V sporulation protein B — translation MSKFLQGTMILIVAGFITRILGFVNRIVVARVIGGEGVGLYMMAMPTLVLAITITQMGLPVAISKLVAEAEAIGDREKVKKILVVSLTITGALSVVFFPAMILLAPLLARTLFTDPRTYYPLIAIAPVVPIVAISSVLRGYFQGKQQMKPYAYSQVLEQIVRISLIAICTKALLPYGIEYAAAGAMFSSVIGELMSLVYLLCMFRLKKSMKLRTKFFHYVKAEKETFASLMRIALPTTGSRLIGSLSWFFEPIAVANSLAIAGVATSLATKQYGQLTGYALPLLMLPSFITYSLSTSLVPAISEAMAQRQMLLMEHRIQQAMRLSLVTGGLSVAVLYVFAEPLMQLMYGTSEATMFVKVMAPLFLFYYFQGPLQAVLQGLDLANAAMINSLIGAVVKLACIFALATQPRLGIMGVALAIAINTVLVTLLHFATMMKVVSYSIYVMEYMKAFLSIIAAGVIGYVSFHYSFASLPLSLQTSASIIVTIIVYLLLLIIFQLIKREELAYIPGVSLFVAKKNRK, via the coding sequence ATGTCTAAATTTTTACAAGGAACGATGATTTTAATTGTTGCCGGCTTCATTACAAGAATACTTGGCTTTGTCAATCGCATTGTTGTTGCACGCGTCATCGGCGGAGAAGGCGTCGGCTTATATATGATGGCGATGCCGACATTAGTGCTTGCCATTACTATTACGCAAATGGGGCTCCCTGTTGCCATTTCCAAACTCGTCGCGGAAGCGGAAGCCATCGGTGACCGAGAAAAGGTGAAAAAAATTCTCGTCGTCTCGTTAACGATTACCGGTGCGCTTAGTGTAGTCTTCTTCCCTGCGATGATCTTGCTCGCCCCGTTGTTAGCACGAACGTTATTCACCGACCCGCGCACCTATTATCCATTAATCGCCATCGCTCCAGTCGTCCCAATCGTCGCCATTTCTTCCGTTTTGCGCGGGTATTTCCAAGGGAAACAGCAAATGAAACCATACGCCTATTCCCAGGTTTTGGAACAAATCGTCCGCATCAGCTTAATCGCCATATGTACGAAAGCGTTATTGCCGTACGGCATTGAATACGCCGCTGCCGGCGCCATGTTCTCCTCGGTAATCGGCGAATTGATGTCGCTAGTATATTTGCTTTGTATGTTTCGATTGAAGAAATCGATGAAACTGCGGACAAAATTTTTCCATTATGTAAAAGCCGAAAAAGAGACGTTTGCCAGTTTAATGCGCATTGCTTTACCAACGACAGGAAGCCGCCTCATCGGTTCGCTTTCCTGGTTTTTCGAGCCGATCGCCGTCGCCAACAGCCTGGCCATTGCCGGGGTGGCAACGAGCCTGGCGACAAAACAATACGGCCAGCTGACCGGTTACGCGCTCCCGTTATTAATGCTGCCTTCCTTTATTACGTATTCGTTGTCGACTTCGCTCGTCCCCGCCATCAGTGAAGCGATGGCGCAAAGGCAGATGCTGCTAATGGAGCACCGCATTCAGCAGGCTATGCGCCTTTCGCTTGTGACAGGCGGTCTTTCTGTCGCCGTTTTATACGTATTTGCCGAACCGCTGATGCAATTGATGTATGGAACAAGCGAAGCGACGATGTTTGTCAAAGTGATGGCACCGCTTTTCCTTTTCTATTATTTTCAAGGTCCGCTGCAAGCCGTGTTGCAAGGTCTTGATTTAGCCAATGCAGCGATGATCAACAGCCTGATCGGTGCGGTGGTAAAGCTCGCTTGCATTTTCGCACTCGCCACCCAGCCTCGTTTAGGAATTATGGGGGTGGCGTTAGCGATTGCCATCAATACGGTGCTTGTCACTCTGCTTCATTTTGCAACAATGATGAAGGTGGTGTCCTACTCCATTTATGTCATGGAATATATGAAAGCATTTTTATCGATTATTGCCGCAGGGGTTATCGGATATGTATCCTTTCACTATTCTTTCGCTTCCCTCCCGCTTTCGCTGCAAACATCGGCATCTATCATCGTTACCATTATCGTTTACTTGCTTCTATTAATCATTTTTCAATTAATTAAGCGGGAAGAGCTTGCCTATATTCCGGGAGTCAGCCTTTTCGTTGCGAAAAAAAACCGCAAATAG
- a CDS encoding TIGR04086 family membrane protein gives MSRLGTAVVYGIVTIFILAAFISFFLSLILKWTDIQESSLTWVIFAGSLLSMFIGGVVAGGKGKERGWLTGGITSLLFTVIVFLFQFLGLEKSFTLEQWIYHLIFFVAAALGGIVGVNLKASRG, from the coding sequence ATGTCAAGGTTAGGAACGGCTGTTGTTTACGGCATCGTAACTATTTTCATATTGGCAGCTTTTATTAGCTTCTTTTTATCCCTTATACTCAAATGGACCGACATACAAGAATCTTCGCTAACGTGGGTTATTTTTGCTGGATCGCTTCTTTCCATGTTCATCGGCGGGGTGGTAGCCGGCGGAAAAGGAAAAGAAAGAGGCTGGCTAACCGGCGGGATTACTAGTTTATTATTTACCGTCATCGTATTTCTTTTTCAATTTTTAGGATTGGAAAAATCTTTCACCTTGGAACAATGGATCTATCATCTCATCTTTTTCGTCGCGGCGGCACTCGGCGGCATCGTTGGCGTCAATCTGAAAGCATCGCGCGGCTAA
- the yajC gene encoding preprotein translocase subunit YajC, protein MNPVIANLLPIILFFVIFYFLLLRPQQKRQRAVQQMQANLKKGDKIITIGGLHGIIDSVDEDKVVIRAGDGTRLTYDRSAVREVVAESNKK, encoded by the coding sequence ATGAATCCAGTGATTGCAAATTTATTGCCGATTATCCTGTTTTTTGTCATTTTTTACTTCTTGTTGCTTCGGCCGCAGCAAAAACGGCAGCGTGCGGTTCAGCAAATGCAGGCGAACTTGAAAAAAGGAGATAAAATCATCACGATTGGCGGTTTGCATGGGATCATCGATTCCGTCGATGAAGACAAAGTCGTGATTCGGGCAGGCGATGGCACCCGTCTTACATATGACCGCTCAGCGGTGCGCGAAGTAGTGGCGGAAAGTAATAAAAAATAA
- the tgt gene encoding tRNA guanosine(34) transglycosylase Tgt, producing MTSPIRFELIKTCKQTGARLGILHTPHGSFETPMFMPVGTLATVKTLSPEELKEMGAGVILSNTYHLWLRPGPDIVKEAGGLHSFMNWDRGILTDSGGFQVFSLSEFRRIEEEGVYFRNHLNGDKLFLSPEKAVEIQNALGSDIMMAFDECPPYPSTYEYMKKSVERTSRWAERCLKAHKRPNEQGLFAIVQGGEFEDLRRQSAQDLVSLDFPGYAVGGLSVGEPKEVMNRVLEFTTPLLPANKPRYLMGVGSPDSLIDGAIRGIDMFDCVLPTRIGRNGTVMTSEGRVVIKNAQYARDFSPLDPNCDCYTCRNYTRAYIRHLIKCEETFGIRLTSYHNVYFLIKLMEQVRQAIREDRLGDFREEFFERYGFNKPNAKNF from the coding sequence TTGACATCACCGATTCGTTTCGAGCTTATCAAAACATGCAAGCAAACGGGCGCGCGCCTGGGGATTCTCCATACGCCGCACGGTTCGTTTGAAACGCCGATGTTTATGCCGGTCGGGACGTTGGCGACCGTAAAAACGTTATCACCGGAAGAATTAAAGGAAATGGGCGCCGGCGTGATTTTAAGCAACACGTATCATCTCTGGCTGCGCCCAGGGCCGGATATCGTGAAAGAAGCGGGCGGCCTCCATTCGTTTATGAACTGGGACCGCGGCATTCTTACCGACTCCGGCGGCTTTCAAGTGTTTAGTTTAAGCGAGTTTCGCCGCATCGAGGAAGAAGGGGTATACTTCCGCAACCATTTAAACGGCGATAAGCTGTTTCTGTCACCAGAAAAGGCGGTGGAAATCCAAAACGCGCTTGGCTCAGATATTATGATGGCGTTTGACGAATGCCCGCCGTATCCGTCTACGTATGAATATATGAAGAAGTCCGTAGAGCGGACAAGCCGTTGGGCGGAACGCTGTTTAAAAGCGCATAAGCGTCCGAATGAACAAGGCTTGTTCGCGATTGTGCAGGGCGGGGAATTTGAAGATTTACGGAGACAGAGCGCGCAAGACTTGGTGTCGTTAGATTTTCCAGGGTATGCGGTTGGAGGCCTGTCCGTCGGCGAGCCGAAAGAAGTAATGAACCGGGTGCTCGAGTTTACGACGCCGCTCTTGCCGGCGAATAAGCCGCGTTATTTGATGGGAGTCGGCTCGCCGGATTCGCTCATCGATGGGGCGATTCGCGGCATCGATATGTTTGACTGCGTGCTTCCGACGCGGATCGGCCGCAACGGAACCGTGATGACAAGCGAAGGAAGGGTCGTCATTAAAAACGCGCAATACGCCCGCGATTTTTCGCCGCTTGATCCGAACTGCGACTGCTACACTTGCCGCAATTATACACGCGCGTACATTCGCCATCTCATCAAATGTGAAGAAACGTTTGGCATTCGTTTAACTTCTTACCATAACGTCTATTTTTTGATAAAATTAATGGAGCAAGTGAGACAGGCGATTCGCGAAGACCGTCTCGGTGATTTCCGCGAGGAATTTTTCGAACGTTACGGTTTCAATAAACCAAACGCGAAAAACTTTTAA
- the queA gene encoding tRNA preQ1(34) S-adenosylmethionine ribosyltransferase-isomerase QueA, whose product MKIDLFDFELPEELIAQTPLSNRDASRLMVLNKKTGEIRHETFRNIISYLRKGDCLVLNDTRVMPARLYGEKTDTGANIEVLLLKQLKGDRWETLVKPAKRVKIGTEITFGDGRLKAVCIDTLEHGGRVLEFSYQGIFYEVLEQLGEMPLPPYIKEKLEDPERYQTVYAREVGSAAAPTAGLHFTEQLLDDIRAKGVHIAFITLHVGLGTFRPVSVENIEEHDMHAEFYQMSEETAQLLNEVKQQGGRIIAVGTTSTRTLETVATRHDGKFVAESGWTDIFIYPGYEFKGIDGLVTNFHLPKSTLIMLVSALAGRENILHAYNVAVKERYRFFSFGDAMLII is encoded by the coding sequence ATGAAAATCGACTTGTTTGACTTTGAACTTCCAGAAGAATTGATTGCGCAAACGCCGCTATCAAACCGCGACGCTTCGCGGCTGATGGTGTTAAATAAAAAAACGGGAGAAATCCGTCATGAAACTTTCCGCAATATTATCTCGTATTTACGCAAAGGGGACTGCCTGGTTCTGAATGATACGCGTGTCATGCCGGCGCGGCTTTATGGCGAAAAAACAGATACGGGCGCCAATATTGAAGTATTGCTTTTGAAACAATTGAAAGGGGACCGTTGGGAAACGTTAGTGAAGCCGGCGAAACGCGTAAAAATCGGCACGGAAATTACGTTTGGCGACGGCCGGCTGAAAGCGGTATGCATCGATACGTTAGAGCATGGCGGCCGCGTCTTGGAATTTTCCTATCAAGGCATTTTTTACGAAGTGCTCGAACAGCTTGGGGAAATGCCGCTGCCCCCGTATATTAAAGAAAAATTGGAGGACCCGGAACGTTATCAAACCGTCTATGCCCGGGAAGTCGGCTCGGCAGCGGCGCCGACAGCCGGCCTTCACTTTACGGAACAACTTTTGGACGATATCCGCGCCAAAGGGGTGCATATCGCCTTTATTACCCTTCATGTCGGGCTTGGCACGTTCCGTCCGGTAAGCGTTGAAAACATTGAAGAGCATGATATGCATGCGGAATTTTATCAAATGTCCGAGGAGACCGCACAGCTGTTAAATGAGGTGAAACAGCAAGGAGGACGTATTATCGCTGTCGGCACGACATCAACGCGTACGCTAGAGACGGTTGCGACAAGACATGACGGCAAATTTGTCGCGGAAAGCGGCTGGACCGATATTTTTATTTATCCAGGCTATGAATTTAAAGGAATTGATGGGCTGGTGACCAACTTCCATTTGCCAAAATCCACGCTCATCATGCTTGTCAGTGCGCTCGCCGGCCGCGAAAATATTTTGCATGCCTATAATGTGGCGGTAAAAGAGCGCTATCGTTTCTTTAGCTTTGGCGATGCGATGCTGATTATTTAA
- a CDS encoding DUF2905 domain-containing protein, whose product MNSLPKFIMTIGVVLIIIGFVMQFIKLGRLPGDIVIRKGNVTFYFPVVTSILLSVVLSLIFYVLGRFR is encoded by the coding sequence ATGAACAGCCTGCCTAAATTCATTATGACAATTGGCGTGGTGTTGATTATCATCGGCTTTGTCATGCAGTTTATTAAACTAGGCCGGCTTCCTGGAGACATTGTGATCCGTAAAGGAAATGTGACGTTTTATTTTCCGGTTGTCACGTCAATTTTGCTAAGCGTGGTGCTGTCGCTTATTTTCTATGTGCTAGGAAGGTTTCGCTAA
- the ruvB gene encoding Holliday junction branch migration DNA helicase RuvB, whose amino-acid sequence MEERLVSGDVHCEDVSLEYSLRPKFLHEYIGQDKVKGNLKVFIEAAKMREETLDHVLLYGPPGLGKTTLAAIIANEMGVHLRTTSGPAIERPGDLAAILTSLEPGDVLFIDEIHRLHRTVEEVLYPAMEDYCLDIVIGKGQTARSIRIDLPPFTLVGATTRAGALSAPLRDRFGVISRLEYYNVEHLSQIVMRTAEILQVGIAPEAAAEIARRSRGTPRIANRLLRRVRDFAQVRGNGTITFPLAEEALELLQVDRLGLDHIDHKLLKAIIEKFAGGPVGLETIAATIGEETQTIEDVYEPYLLQIGFLQRTPRGRVVTPIAYEHFGMEVPKR is encoded by the coding sequence ATGGAAGAACGCCTCGTCTCCGGTGACGTCCACTGTGAAGACGTTTCACTTGAATACAGCCTCCGCCCAAAGTTTTTGCATGAATATATTGGACAAGATAAAGTGAAAGGAAATTTAAAAGTATTTATTGAAGCGGCGAAAATGCGTGAAGAAACGCTGGACCATGTCCTATTATACGGCCCTCCCGGCCTGGGCAAGACGACGCTGGCGGCGATTATTGCCAATGAGATGGGCGTCCATTTGCGCACCACTTCCGGCCCGGCGATTGAACGCCCCGGCGATTTAGCGGCCATTTTAACATCGTTAGAGCCAGGAGATGTATTATTTATTGATGAGATTCACCGGCTGCACCGTACGGTGGAAGAAGTGCTGTATCCGGCGATGGAAGACTATTGTTTAGATATTGTCATCGGCAAAGGGCAGACGGCCCGGTCCATTCGCATTGACTTGCCGCCGTTTACCCTTGTCGGCGCCACGACAAGGGCGGGGGCTTTATCTGCTCCGCTTCGCGACCGGTTTGGCGTCATCAGCCGCTTAGAGTATTATAATGTAGAGCACCTTAGCCAAATTGTGATGCGGACAGCGGAAATTTTGCAGGTCGGGATCGCGCCGGAAGCAGCGGCGGAAATCGCGCGGCGCTCGCGCGGCACGCCGCGCATCGCCAACCGCCTATTGCGGCGGGTTCGCGATTTTGCGCAAGTGCGGGGGAACGGGACGATTACGTTTCCGCTGGCGGAAGAAGCGCTCGAGCTGCTGCAAGTCGACCGATTGGGCCTTGATCATATCGATCATAAGCTCTTGAAAGCGATTATCGAAAAATTCGCCGGCGGGCCGGTCGGCCTTGAGACCATTGCCGCGACGATCGGCGAAGAGACGCAGACGATTGAAGACGTGTATGAACCGTATTTGCTGCAGATCGGCTTTTTGCAGCGAACGCCGCGCGGCCGCGTTGTGACGCCGATTGCCTATGAACATTTTGGAATGGAGGTTCCGAAGCGATGA
- the ruvA gene encoding Holliday junction branch migration protein RuvA: MIEFVRGYVDYVCPEYIVIDNNGVGYQIFTPNPFSFQENRDTIVTVYTYQYVREDLIALYGFRTREERMLFAKLLQVSGIGPKGGLAILAVGQPEQLIEAIEQENEAFLCKFPGVGKKTARQMILDLKGKLAAIAPTPRAGLAPHQEGAESLYAAALEEAIEALKALGYGEREIQKVIPALRKESLSTEQYVKRALQQLLK; this comes from the coding sequence TTGATTGAATTTGTCCGCGGGTATGTGGATTACGTTTGTCCGGAATATATTGTCATCGACAACAATGGCGTTGGATACCAAATCTTTACGCCCAATCCGTTTTCTTTTCAAGAAAACCGCGATACGATCGTAACGGTTTATACATATCAATACGTACGTGAAGATCTCATTGCTTTGTACGGTTTTCGCACCCGCGAGGAGCGAATGCTGTTTGCCAAACTATTGCAAGTGTCCGGAATTGGCCCTAAAGGAGGGCTGGCGATTTTAGCCGTGGGACAGCCAGAGCAGCTGATTGAAGCGATCGAACAAGAAAATGAAGCGTTTTTATGCAAGTTTCCTGGGGTCGGAAAAAAAACGGCCCGGCAAATGATTCTCGATTTAAAAGGAAAGCTGGCGGCGATTGCGCCTACGCCGCGTGCTGGCCTCGCTCCCCATCAGGAGGGGGCGGAATCGCTTTATGCCGCTGCGCTTGAGGAGGCCATCGAGGCATTAAAGGCGCTCGGCTACGGGGAACGGGAAATTCAAAAAGTGATACCGGCGCTAAGGAAAGAAAGTTTATCTACCGAGCAGTATGTGAAGCGCGCGCTGCAGCAGCTGCTGAAATAA
- a CDS encoding intercompartmental signaling factor BofC, whose protein sequence is MRILAAFFMVMLLSALPIGNVAAASDSVKMTVVLQQQYLDGEVSQETKEETVVSLKEIWKKYKDWQLINMDDRTIVFRKTVNDISPLLKANGYFGITEDGTLSIFNGKPTRSNKIIQSFFQIDVKKLESRQQEQLKKGIRVLSKSQYQDVIETYRHFAVIR, encoded by the coding sequence ATGCGAATTCTTGCCGCTTTCTTCATGGTGATGTTGTTATCGGCGCTGCCTATTGGCAATGTTGCTGCCGCATCAGATTCCGTAAAAATGACGGTGGTTTTGCAACAGCAATACCTTGATGGAGAGGTGAGCCAAGAAACGAAAGAAGAAACGGTTGTTTCGCTGAAAGAGATATGGAAAAAATATAAGGACTGGCAGCTGATTAATATGGATGATCGAACGATTGTATTCCGCAAAACGGTAAACGATATTTCCCCGCTCTTAAAGGCAAACGGCTATTTCGGAATTACGGAAGATGGGACGTTGTCGATTTTTAACGGAAAACCGACCCGTTCCAATAAGATTATCCAATCTTTCTTTCAAATTGATGTGAAAAAGCTGGAAAGCCGTCAGCAAGAACAATTGAAAAAAGGAATTCGCGTCCTCTCCAAATCGCAATATCAAGACGTGATTGAAACATATCGCCATTTTGCGGTGATCCGATAG